The Candidatus Margulisiibacteriota bacterium genome includes the window CATTGAGATCGACCTGCAGAAATTACTTGGCGCGCGCCCGTAGGTAGTGGATCAGCCCGCCGTGGTCGATGATCTGCTGCATGAAAGGGGGGAACGGTTGCGCTTTGTAGCTTTTACCGGTTGTTAAGTCCCTGATCTCCCCGGCCACAATGTTAACCTCGATCTCATCGCCTTCCCTGATCTCCTCCGCCGCCTGAGCGGATTCCAGGATCGGCAGGCCGATATTGATCGCGTTCCGGTAAAAGATCCGGGCGAACGACTTGGCGATGACGGCCGAGATACCGGCCGCCTTAAGGGCGATGGGAGCGTGTTCGCGGGACGAACCGCAGCCGAAGTTCTCGCCGGCGACGATAAAATCCCCCTTGTTCATCTTGTCGGTCCACTCCGGGTCGGCATCCTCCATGGCGTAC containing:
- the leuD gene encoding 3-isopropylmalate dehydratase small subunit encodes the protein MKGKAWKFGNNIDTDLIIPARYLNTSDPAELAKYAMEDADPEWTDKMNKGDFIVAGENFGCGSSREHAPIALKAAGISAVIAKSFARIFYRNAINIGLPILESAQAAEEIREGDEIEVNIVAGEIRDLTTGKSYKAQPFPPFMQQIIDHGGLIHYLRARAK